The genomic region AAAAATGCTAGTCTCATCTGGAGGCTCTATTTTCTCTTAAAGCCAAGTCAATATTGACAATGATCAAACACAAATCCATAAATTTGTTCTAGTTCTGAAAATTGATCTCATtcaaagttatataaaaaaagtatgcATAATAGTTAGtggaaaaacaataaaattgttttaatatgcACAGTGAGATATGTCCATCACATAAATTTACAAACATCCtacgattaaaaaaaaatcctaaattattttttctatttttggccaaaaattaaaatgaagaaaaaatataagatttgatATTATCTGAATTTTgaatgttcttataattaatattaagaataaaatcctaaattattttttctatttttggccaaaaattaaaatcaagtaatattgatgaattaaaataccataaaacttattttcataattaatattaataatataacatttaatctaataattaaattatatcagTCGATATAATTGTAACAAATTACTCAGAATCATACTCACTAATACAGTTATTCGGATCTACCAACCAAGTGCCCAATTAACCAAACCTAGAAACCACCCACAAGTTTGAagcttttatttcttaaaattaaatgacagCTCACTTGAATTGGTACAGATATTTTTCAAGAATAGGATTTATGAGCCTCTTGTAAACGCTTTCTATGACCAGTCTGAATTTCTTTCAAAGGAATGAATCTCATGAACCTATCACTATACATTCCATATATTGTTCTTGTAGGTTGTGGTGAACGAAGATTCTATTGGGGATGTAATTGCTTTACAACATCAAATTCGACTTTTGAAGGTGGTATCAGTTATTTCTTGTAGTATAAGTTTTATGTGAGTAGCTAATTtaactaaaatgataaatttttggGCCAGGGACAAGTTTTGAGGCTCTAGAGGTGCTAATTTAACATCATATATTGTTACTTATAAGTCTACACTGACCAACAAAGAACAAGAAATAAGGGAGCTTATAGATAGGaagcttataatattttttttcctgaacctcatatttttgaattttttatttattttctaataatatcCTCTTCGCATttgcatatttgaattttttatttattttctaataaaattttattttgcgtTGAGTCCCTAATAAAACAACACTTTTATTCTTGACCTTTGATACTTTAATTAGCgaattttgttttagttctgactaataactaataaaaaataattattagagaacaaatacaaaatttattaagtaATGAGGAACTACAAATAAAtgttaagaacaaaaaaaattattcttattaaGAACTTAacacaaaacaaatatttattacaaaacaaacataaaaatcgAATATTTATTAAGGATGTATACTatatttaaggttttttttttagtaaaacccTATTACCCGTCATCTTCTCAATAATACAAATGTCATTTACTATTCTGTTATAACACTATTGAGGACAATACTGTGGGCTGACATTCAGAGAAGGATTTACTGAATTTGCCATGTAAATACTTCATACATCCAAAAATTTCCCATAACTGTGTGCAAGTTGGTGCTATTTTGTTTCATAAGACCACAACTAATGATTGATATTTTAAGGTTTAGTTGTACTTTTTGTTCTTTTGCAATTTTCAAGTTTaatagtttttctatttttaaaattaagaaaattcaaaaatattcaaaatgcaaaaaaatattcaaaaatgtTATAAGATACAACTATATTCAAAGCTAGACTTGAATTCAGAAAATAGTAGAGCACTGAGTGGGGAGCTTTCTCAAATGGTCTCCCTTTAACCAAGAtggtaattttctttcttggccAAAGAAAGATGGTAATTTCCCAAGAGaactattatataaataagcaCCATTTTGTTATTTGATATTGCAAATATAAAACTCACTCTTTCaacagtaatttttaaaataattattcaaaatatattttatttaaaagcaTACTCCTTGTGGACCAGATTTTTAAGATGATGCAGAGTTATGATCATATTATTGTCAAACAAGAGCAATGTGTTTTATTGTATCCgctaaaaaaatgcatataatACCCACcctataattaattttcattttgtgttttgtttccATTGGGTTGTTTCACTTTAGGTTGAATCCAATTTAAGTGAAAGAAAAACAGTTTTAGAGGTTTGTGAGACAATTGTAAAGCGAGGTGGGAACTTAGCTGGTGCAGGAATAGTGGGGATTGtacaaaaaatggaagaggatCAGATACGtccaacattattttttttcctcataaaCATAGTATtgaaatttgtattttatataaaatactcAAGTCTCTTGTTGCTAgatctttaaataattttagtggATTGGTACAGTAATCAGTGTAATTTATATAACTGTTTTTTATAGTAAcgtaatttatattaaaaattacaatttttatacaaaagaaagaaataagaagagaagagaaaaatgtgtaataaaataaatgttgtgatagagaaaaataaaaatgtgaaaaaaattgtaaaaatgtagTATTAGTAACATTACTTATAATGcaactaaggttcactcataatgCAACTAACTAGTAACATGAAACAATACCGATATTTGAACAACGACATGTTACAATCATAccactttttaaaaatagagacaTACCTCGAAAGATGCTCAGTGTGAACGACAACGAGTGCGGGGATGCAGTTACAGGGAAAACACTAACACAAATGTAGTGATGACGACATATAATCTGTACCATGGGGGAAACTATCAGCTGGATCAATCATACTCAAATAACAATTCATCATGTTTAAGGTTTATAAAATAGTACAACCAGTAAAGAGGTTTATTTTAACTGAAATAaggataatttaaatattttgtcaaatGGAAACAAATTAAGTTTTGGCTAGTGTTGTGTGCTAGTGTTGTGTggtaaaaattaactttttttttatcagcaaaaataagtatttatattaataaagtaccagaggtactcaAAAGTACAGATAGATGGGTCAGATTTTTGGTTCCATGGCAGACTTAATGTAGTGTAACATAGAACCAATTTCTGGGTACATAACATATAATAAACTCTAGTAACAGTCTAACATTACACCCTGAGCTACCTACTAAAACCACTTGTGATGTTACTTGACCAGTGGTTGTAATGGGTAAGAAAATCCTTCTTTAAGATTCGAAGCCATGTCCATAACAAAAAAACTGCATCGTCCAGCAGTTTGGTAGCGTCAAATGTATCATTAGCAAAGATGATTTTGTTCCTATGCTGCCAACTTGATTTCGTGCCCAACTTGCTTTTTTCTTAGTGTGGGTGCCAAGTTCCCATTTATTATTAGAATGGAATTTGTGGttctttcatttcaaagttcAAGTGGGATgttatattcttaattattttcaaagtttaagcTACCCTTATATGCAACAAATTCTTAATTACTTGATCATAAATGCTCTAATAAAGACAAATCATACTGGATGTTGAAGTGTCAAAATATAACCTCctaaatcaagagaattcttgTTATATGATTACCATTGATTATCTTTGGacttttgagattttattttcattgttaaGCTATTAGGCAGTGCAATCAAAATAACAACATTCTGATAAATACCTGTGTTTTCGtccacttaaaaataaaaataactaagatACTTGCTAGGAAAATGAAAGTGTGGTAGCATCATAATTTATCAAAACTATCTTCAAATCTagcaaagaaaatattgatgaatAGGAGCTTATGCTTACCAATGACCTGGAGCAGTCTTTGTGTTGGTGTGTTGTCTACATACCCAGTATTTTAATGAAGCTTCACAACCtacatttaaaagaaaaatatattaggtTCAAAATAATCGTGTCAAAACTACAAACCAGATCAGGACATGGCaaatacatttatatatacatatagttGAACATTTTGACAACATTAAGTGATATGACAAACAATCATGAGTTTCAGCAGGTTCTTAGTTGAACCATGAGTTTTTTTGACAATATTTTCCTTGTACTAAGGATTATTTTGATTaggcaatatttttattttgcaaacACAAGTTACATCAAGGACAGGTAATGAGAAGTGAGTTGTAATTGACATTTTCCCAATCAAGAGCGTGCCTTAATTCATTTAGAGTTCTCTTATCAGGTTGCGTGAATATGAAGTTGATGTTGATCATTCTAAAAGACGTGGACCTGAGGTTGAAAGAATTTATTTTGTGATTCTAGAGATGGCACGTAAGTCTTGCTTGCCCTGTGCACAAAGAGGCATATGCTGTATTGTTCATGTGTTTAACTATTTAAGCTAACATATTTCTTAAcatgttgaaattttatttaaagagtAAATGAATGTGAATGTATAATTATCGATGTGTACTAGTGGCACTAATGGTCAATATGACTCAATTGATTCATGAGACTATCAAAATGCCTAATTTCTAATGGTGGTTAACTGTGTCATAACTGGATCGTGTGGATGCTGTGTGAGACATTTTCAGCAGGTGTTTATCATTTTCATTACTTTTAAGTTACCTCAGATGCTGAATTACATGAACCACATTGTACTGAAGTTTGTGAATGTTGTTTTCCACTACAATTGTTCATAACTAAACAATGAAAgggataatgataataattctgACTTCTGATGACTGCAGCTGTGACATACATAGATTCTAGTGCTGTTCAggctttgaaagacttgtatcAGGAGTACAAATTACGGGACATTCAGGTAGAATAAGATTGTGAAGTTTCAACTACCGTTAGAATTCTTGAAATAATCGCTACAGGTTTACAATGTCCCCACCAACCAACTTGAGCTTATTCTTCTTGCAGATTGCAATATCCAATCCAAGTCCAGAAGTTCTGCTTACCTTGTCTAGATCGGGTCTGGTGGAGTTGATAGGCAAAGAATGGTACTTTGTGAGAGTACATGATGTTGTTCAAGTTTGCTTGCAACATGTTCAAAGCTTGAAAGGAGCATCTAACAGTCCACAAGCACCATTCTCTTCAGTAGAGAACAAACCAAGTTTGTTTGCACGATTATCAAAAGAGAGACTGGAGAAGCTTTCAATTACCGACTTGGAGTCTGGTAATGGCAGGCCTCCACTCCCCGAGGAGAGAGATTCCAAATTGGAGCCATTGTTGTCTAAAGATCATTGAAGTCTACTTTGTATCATAAGGTAAAAAGTGTATTTAGCCattcttttagaaaaaataaaatgaataggTTAAAGTTAAACCGGGTGTAATCAATGACAGTAAAATCATTTACTACTCATGTTTTAGTTACAAACTAATTTGATTGGTTCATGTTTTAGAGACCTTAGCTGGAATCAGTTTACTGGACATATACCATCAGAACTTGCAGACAATATGACAACTATGTACGTAAAtagtcaatttttatttatatattttgtatctATATATGATGTTCTTGGTTTCCTTACTTTCACAGTATTTATATAGAATTTgtagaaattttttgttttggatgaCCACCCAAAGTCTTTATTTACAATAAACAAATAAGATCAGAATTGATTACCTAAGatcaatttagtaaaaaaaatgccCACAATTAAGGGAGGTACTGTTCATCAGTGAATAGAACACACATTGAAAGCGTGAGATGCACGCGCGTGGGTTATTGGCTGGAAAGGTCACGAAGCTTCGGCCGTGAAGTTTAAACTGGTTATTGAAAAGGTCAGCGGATGGCCCACTGGGGACAGTGGATTCCGGGTAAGACAGGATTTTAGTGATACCTCATCCAAGGATAAGAATATTTTGCTctaatatcatataaaaatgtTGTACTATTGTAAGTTGTAAGTTGTGTGTGTTTTGATCATCACATGAAgcctttatttaaaaaaagtaagtgAGATCAGTATTAATTACATTCATCAATCTAATAGAGTAACAAAATAAATCTCTAATTActatctaataataaataagagaatattatgtaatttaacaatttatttagctTAATCCTATAGCCAATTAATTAGTCATAATTTTCTTGCTATTGCAGTGTTCTATCCAATAATAATCATCTCAATGGATCAATTCCTCGAAGCTTCATATACCCTCATCTTCAAAAATTGTAAGAAGATTCTTGTCAACCTGTGTTTcacatgatatttatttaattatttcataacAATATCttgaattttcttaaataactCTCTATGTAAGAAGCAAGTTGCCATCTCTGGAATTTAGCGAGACTTCTATCCAAGTGAATTTGTTTGCACATTGGATtgatgtttttgtttcattgttaAACACAGGTCACTTGAGAACAATTTACTGTCTGGATCCATCCCTGCTAGCATATGGGAGAACGTGGCCTTAAATACTAAAGATAAACTTACAATGTAACTTCTGAATCCGGGTTACTACTACAGACTCGAGGaatattgagtttaatttttgcaACAAACTAAACAATTTTGACAAGGAACTTACTGTTTTAAATTGAGTGTATTTTGATATTTGTTGTTtccaaaataaattcattttttctcttatctATGCAGTAATCTCCAAAACAACTCGCTATTGGAAGTTTTGGGAAATCTAGAATAAGGTACATTGAATTAAATCGAGAATAAGGTACATTGAATTTCCTGCAAAAGTTGGGTGATATGTTCTCAAATTAATTCCTTTGTCATGATTAACAAAATCAGATAAAAGACTTTGAATCGATCTATGCAAAGTCGTATCAAAGGAGAGTTTAATTACCTATCACAAATTCTTGGTCAATGGTCATAGACATAAGAGTTTACAAGAGAACAAGGAGGAAAAGTTTGGTGAGTTTACAAGAGAACAAGGAGGACTTTTAAAAGTTTGGTGATTTAAAAGCAGAGTCAACCCTCAGAACTCCAACTTACTTACAGATAAAATCTTCAAAAGTTGTACTACTTTGTTAGTATGCCTCAACTAATTGAAGCACTATCAGATGACCGGATCTCAACATATAACTTGATGGCTTACTGAATCAGCATTCAACATAGTTCTCTTCTAACACTTCACCAGAAATGATTATGGATATCACAAGTCTCATACTTGCTCTGTTCATAGTTTACTGTTTTTGTCAGTGTTTAAGTTCTGCCAACAATACCATTACATCAGGCCAATACATCACAGGCCCTCACACTCTCATCTCCCCTAACAGTGTCTTCAAGTTAGGATTCTTCAGCCCTCAAAACTCATCAAATTGCTACCCTTCAAGTaaggattttaattataattctaaTTAAGAAAGTATCAAGGTTATTTTGTTATTGCTCAATAACTACTTAAGTTGAAATTGTTGCCTAGAACTTGTTGTCTAGTTACCCTTTTGTCCAAATTTTCTCTACACTCAATATGATAGCTGTGTTGAATAGCCTAAGGTAGTGGCAATGTCATACACAAAAAGAAAGAGACTCCTAGAATgacaggggcaaaaagggttTTGCTACAGCACCTGACAAGGGCAAAAAATATCCTTAGttcctaattttataaaaact from Glycine soja cultivar W05 chromosome 16, ASM419377v2, whole genome shotgun sequence harbors:
- the LOC114388905 gene encoding sulfate transporter 4.1, chloroplastic-like, with amino-acid sequence MAPVTYIDSSAVQALKDLYQEYKLRDIQIAISNPSPEVLLTLSRSGLVELIGKEWYFVRVHDVVQVCLQHVQSLKGASNSPQAPFSSVENKPSLFARLSKERLEKLSITDLESGNGRPPLPEERDSKLEPLLSKDH